Proteins from a single region of Trichoplusia ni isolate ovarian cell line Hi5 chromosome 3, tn1, whole genome shotgun sequence:
- the LOC113492306 gene encoding cytochrome c oxidase assembly factor 4 homolog, mitochondrial has protein sequence MTVKPREKPVDGDDDPVENMLKKTGCLELHYKVQECIAETKDWRKCQTAVNDFRDCINKHKKLEEKS, from the exons atgacgGTCAAACCACGAGAGAAGCCCGTGGATGGCGATGACGACCCCGTAGAAAATATGCTGAAGAAAACTGGCTGTTTGGAATTACACTATAAAGTGCAG gagtGCATAGCTGAGACCAAGGACTGGAGAAAATGCCAAACAGCAGTCAATGATTTTAGAGATTGCATCAATAAACATAAGAAACTTGAAGAAAAGAGTTGA
- the LOC113492307 gene encoding methyltransferase-like protein 17, mitochondrial, with the protein MFRKLRIHNFTSFYVNYTTRVAVDPTLKENFDTKVFKPRKHPGTTRVKLVTIPPDIQRAIKLVLDDAGAKAHYEESLKLSNYIRSRHLPPEDGEIDQKAQKIYEKISNKLAKKNNTDLTEEDQRKHENTVRNKVFSVLKRNVYRWGNIAYDQATSLQYLMSRAAPEYAVLVRILDEIHKFNPEYKPRSFFDFGSGVGTGMWAVNHFWKNNIFEYFCVDTSTAMNDLARLILCNGRDNVEMPYKGFFQRQFLPASLDLKYSIVLSAYSLFELPSMKARLETIQKLWNKTEDYLIIVEHGSNAGFQVVNEAREYVLNLKSDKDRVGYAFSPCPNDNVCPRYLEKETPCNFLMKYESLPYASKPEVYADLFSYVILKKGSRPSDDPQWPRIVRAPIVRSKHTICRLCTAQGELKEIIFSKAKYDQTTYRCARSCNWGDLLPVK; encoded by the coding sequence atgtttagaaagTTAAGAATACATAATTTCACATCGTTTTACGTTAATTACACGACTAGAGTAGCGGTAGACCCTACCCTTAAGGAGAATTTCGATACCAAAGTCTTCAAACCGCGGAAACATCCGGGAACAACGCGCGTCAAATTAGTTACCATACCGCCGGATATACAACGAGCTATAAAGTTGGTTTTGGACGACGCGGGGGCTAAAGCACATTACGAAGAGAGTCTAAAGTTAAGCAACTACATCCGCTCCCGTCATCTCCCTCCAGAAGATGGAGAAATCGATCAAAAAGCGCAGAAAATCTACGAAAAAATCTCGAACAAATTGGCTAAGAAAAACAACACGGACCTGACAGAAGAAGATCAGAGAAAACACGAAAATACTGTTAGGAATAAAGTATTTAGTgtgttaaaaagaaatgtgtaCCGTTGGGGAAACATTGCTTATGACCAGGCAACaagtttacaatatttaatgagCCGAGCAGCTCCTGAGTATGCAGTCTTAGTACGAATATTAGATGAGATACACAAGTTTAACCCAGAGTACAAACCTCGGAGTTTCTTTGATTTTGGCTCCGGAGTTGGCACTGGCATGTGGGCGGTCAACCATTTCTGGAAAAACAACATATTTGAATACTTCTGCGTTGACACATCAACAGCAATGAATGATTTAGCTCGGTTAATACTATGTAATGGAAGGGACAACGTAGAAATGCCATACAAAGGATTCTTTCAACGTCAATTCTTGCCGGCATCCTTAGATCTGAAATACAGTATTGTTTTGTCTGCATACTCATTATTTGAGCTACCGAGTATGAAAGCTCGGTTGGAGACGATACAGAAGCTATGGAACAAGACAGAAGACTACCTAATCATCGTTGAACACGGTTCCAATGCAGGATTTCAAGTAGTAAATGAAGCTAGAGAGTACGTCCTTAACCTCAAATCAGATAAGGACCGAGTTGGTTATGCATTCTCTCCGTGCCCAAATGACAATGTGTGTCCACGTTACTTAGAAAAGGAAACCCCATGTAACTTTCTAATGAAGTATGAATCATTACCGTATGCATCAAAACCAGAAGTGTACGCAGATCTATTTTCTTATGTGATATTAAAGAAAGGGTCCCGTCCGTCTGATGATCCACAGTGGCCTCGTATTGTAAGGGCTCCTATTGTAAGATCTAAGCACACAATTTGTAGGTTATGTACCGCTCAAGGGGAGCTCAAAGAGATCATATTCTCAAAGGCCAAGTATGATCAGACTACGTATCGCTGTGCCAGGTCTTGTAACTGGGGGGATTTGTTGccagttaaataa